CTGCATTCAGTCTGTTTTGATGGAGGTTAGAGAGGTCCATTCCCTTCGGGAAGTACTGCCTTAGCAGACCATTGGTGTTCTCGTTCGAACCCCGTTGCCAAGGACTTCTTGGATCACAGAATGTCCGTCTTCAAACGAATGGGACAGATATGCTGTCAAGCTAAGCGAGTGTTCTGCTCATCATTTTCATATTACGCGGCGTGCCGTTGATAGTGCAAACGACGTTTCGCGATGGTCCTTTTCTTGATCCTTTTTCTCTTTGTTAAAATCGATTGGCCACGCCCAAAGTAAACATCGGCTGGGGTCAGGTTATTTAAGCTCTCATGGTATCGCTGGTGGTTGTAGTGATCGACGAACGCCTCGATCTGCTTTTCAAGATCACCGGGTAGAAAATAGTTCTCCAGCAATATCCGGTTCTTCAGCGTCTGGTGCCAACGCTCGATCTTGCCCTGCGTTTGCGGATGGTACGGTGCACCGCGAACGTGACTCATCTCATTGTCATTGATCCAGTCAGCAAGCTCGCCGGAGATGTAACTTGACCCATTGTCGGAGAGTAATCTCGGTTTATGAACGACATCGGCTTGGTCACAGCCTGATGCTTGTAAAGCGAGTTCCAACGTCTCAGTGACATCGCGACTGGTCATCGTACTGCACAACTTCCAGGCAATGACGTAACGCGAGAAGTCATCCAGTATCGTGGACAGATACATCCAGCCCCAACCGATGATCTTCAGGTACGTGAAGTCCGTCTGCCACTGCTGATTGATGGCCGTGGTCTTGTCGGTGAACTCGCTGGCGGCTTTCATGACGATGAAAGCCGGGCTGGTGATCAGGTCGTGGGCCTTTAATAGCCGGTAAACCGAGCTTTCCGAGACAAAATAGCCTTCGGTATCCGTGAACGTTACTGCCAGCTCGCGTGGGCTCAGTTCCGGCCTGTCCAGGGCCAGTGTGATTAACCGCTCCCGCACATCATCGGGAATACGGTTCCACACCCGCCCTGGCAGGGGCGCTTTGTCTTCCAGCGCGTCTTCTCCGTTAAGGCGATAGTGTGCGTACCAACGGTAGAACGTGGTACGCGCAACACCGAGCATATCGAGTGTCTGCTTGGCCGGAAGGTGCGATCGCTCTACCAGCCGGATGATCTCAAGCTTCTCAGGGGCTGGGTATCTCATTCGAGTTCGCCCCCATCCCCGAGCATGCTTTTTTTGAGCAGCCGAAGTTCCAGCGTTTGCTCAGCAACCACCTCTTTGAGATCCCGTGCTTCACGCCGCAGATCCGTGACTTCACTCGTGTTGGCCTGGCGGACAATATCGCCGGCGAGGCGCTTCTTGCCAGCCTCCATGAAGTCCTTGGACCATTTGTAATACAGACTCTGGGCGATGCCTTCTCGCCGACACAGCTCGGCAATGCTGTCTTCACCACGCAATCCATCCAGAACAATGCGTATTTTCTCCTCCGCACCGTACTGCTTGCGTGTCTTGCGCTTGATGTCGCGAATGGTCTGTTCTGACGACGAGGGTCGTCCTGTTGGTCTTTGTTTCATCTCAACTCCTCAGGTTAGGATGAACAAAAACACTCTCTTAAACCAGAACTAAATCTGTTCCATAGGTGCTGACGGTATACAACGATAGCTAACTCGTTGAAATCATAGCTTGTTTTCTATTGTTAATACCCCGTAAACCATTGATTTTATTGATCAAGAGTTAACTGACTTGTCGGTCTTTTTGTAGGCTCTTATACCAATACACGCATTGCGTGTATGTCCGCTTCCCGCATGCCGATGAATGGCCCTCTTGCCCGTTATTTGACCGTTATTTACGGACAATGCCCTGTTATTGGCCTGTATTAACAGGACCGTAATCACCCGTATTTACGGGTAGACAATGGTCCGCTTTCGGCCAAAGCCAGCCGTCGAGTTTCGTTCAGTCCTTGGTATTCGACCACGATCCCTGAATACCTCCAATAAACATAAGAAGGGGTCCGATCGCCAGCGCAGAGAGAGGATGTTGGTCGACGAATCTAATCGTACTTACGACTGCCATACCTACATGGGTGGAATTCAGTCGTTCCGCCAACCGAGACACCTGATCTGGATCAATATAGACAATAAAACCGCCGAGCAATTTAAAGAAGAACAACCAAGCTATAAGCCCTATAATCGCCATCGCCGGAATACTACCAAAGAACGCGGTGACAAAATGGTCAGATCACGCATTGCGCCACCATCGTATCAATCAGTGCCAGCATGAAAAGAGTTGGATTCTGCACCGATTCATGCGACAAAGTAGGAATTCG
This genomic stretch from Pseudomonadota bacterium harbors:
- a CDS encoding IS3 family transposase (programmed frameshift), with the protein product MKQRPTGRPSSSEQTIRDIKRKTRKQYGAEEKIRIVLDGLRGEDSIAELCRREGIAQSLYYKWSKDFMEAGKKRLAGDIVRQANTSEVTDLRREARDLKEVVAEQTLELRLLKKHARGWGRTRMRYPAPEKLEIIRLVERSHLPAKQTLDMLGVARTTFYRWYAHYRLNGEDALEDKAPLPGRVWNRIPDDVRERLITLALDRPELSPRELAVTFTDTEGYFVSESSVYRLLKAHDLITSPAFIVMKAASEFTDKTTAINQQWQTDFTYLKIIGWGWMYLSTILDDFSRYVIAWKLCSTMTSRDVTETLELALQASGCDQADVVHKPRLLSDNGSSYISGELADWINDNEMSHVRGAPYHPQTQGKIERWHQTLKNRILLENYFLPGDLEKQIEAFVDHYNHQRYHESLNNLTPADVYFGRGQSILTKRKRIKKRTIAKRRLHYQRHAA